One Candidatus Eisenbacteria bacterium DNA window includes the following coding sequences:
- a CDS encoding ATP-binding protein, which yields MMTTETLEAHLEARTESQRLDFKRAGDWDVSRLAKDILAMSNVQYGGDLIIGVDDGTFHRTGVTPEQELTYVSDVMRDQMTRFADPHVQFDVAVVPDRSGLRYVVIQVRQFSEVPVICRVDDTKAGVKNGILYYRTLHRRPESAAVSNSFDMRTTLDLATIKMMQQRKAAGYTVEESAAEALTEELGGL from the coding sequence GTGATGACAACCGAAACTCTTGAAGCCCACCTTGAAGCTAGGACTGAGTCACAACGCCTTGATTTCAAGCGGGCGGGAGACTGGGATGTGAGCCGTTTGGCGAAGGACATTCTCGCTATGTCCAACGTTCAGTACGGCGGCGACCTTATCATTGGCGTTGACGATGGCACATTCCACCGGACCGGCGTGACCCCGGAGCAAGAGTTGACCTACGTGTCGGATGTCATGCGGGACCAGATGACACGCTTCGCTGATCCACATGTCCAGTTTGATGTTGCCGTGGTGCCAGACCGAAGCGGATTGCGGTATGTGGTCATCCAGGTCCGGCAGTTCTCGGAGGTTCCCGTCATCTGCCGTGTCGATGACACCAAGGCTGGGGTGAAGAATGGAATCCTCTACTACCGCACATTGCATCGCCGCCCGGAGAGTGCCGCAGTGTCGAACTCATTCGACATGCGGACGACTCTCGATCTTGCCACGATCAAGATGATGCAGCAGCGCAAGGCCGCAGGCTACACGGTTGAAGAGAGCGCTGCGGAGGCGTTGACTGAGGAACTTGGTGGCCTCTAG